The following proteins are encoded in a genomic region of Ammospiza caudacuta isolate bAmmCau1 chromosome 3, bAmmCau1.pri, whole genome shotgun sequence:
- the LOC131556384 gene encoding uncharacterized protein LOC131556384 yields the protein MRSIEEGRKEMDAICPRALPQPPLPPAHLRRCLPPPAAAGPHTPPPPVPRPRRGPREQTQPPRVPAEETMSPCSAPLRTPPRRAARPLYGGWTDRPDCFCF from the exons ATGAGATCGatagaggaaggaaggaaggaaatggatGCTATCTGTCCGAGGGCGCTCCCGCAGCCTCCTCTCCCGCCCGCCCATCTCCGACGGTGCCTTCCGCCGCCCGCGGCCGCCGGGCCACACACGCCACCGCCACCGGTGCCGCGGCCCCGGCGAGGCCCGCGGGAGCAG ACCCAGCCGCCGCGCGTTCCCGCCGAGGAGACCATGAGCCCTTGCTCCGCACCGCTCCGCACCCCTCCGCGCCGCGCAGCCCGCCCGCTCTACGGCGGATGGACAGATCGCCCggattgtttttgtttttag